One window of the Paenibacillus beijingensis genome contains the following:
- a CDS encoding carbohydrate ABC transporter permease, with the protein MQTAAAAPTPKRRSSPFGRFVREYGWAYLFILVPVLMFLVFTLYPVISAFVMSFQRYNIMHSTWIGFDNYKALAQNDVFWKSIRNTVIFTIGTVPLNIVITFVLSFFIYQMKNSWQTFFKASLYLPTVASGVTLSVVWLAIFDPTDAGLLNRLLGLFGIDPVIWLGKSGTALFSLMLMNWFGSHGAGIILYLAAMGGIPKSLYEAADIDHASGWSKFYRITWPLLKPTTLYLLVTGVITSFQVFISVYLMTQGGPNFATTTIAYLIYDTAFKFYDFGLASAQSFVLAAIIIIISIVQFKFFSSDVEY; encoded by the coding sequence ATGCAGACTGCAGCAGCGGCACCGACACCGAAACGACGCTCTTCTCCCTTCGGGCGATTTGTGCGGGAGTACGGCTGGGCCTACCTGTTTATATTGGTACCGGTGCTCATGTTCCTTGTTTTTACGCTTTACCCGGTCATTTCTGCATTCGTGATGAGCTTTCAGCGTTACAACATTATGCATTCAACGTGGATCGGCTTCGATAATTACAAGGCTTTGGCGCAGAATGACGTATTTTGGAAATCGATTCGCAATACCGTTATTTTTACAATCGGCACCGTTCCGCTCAACATTGTCATTACGTTTGTGCTGTCGTTCTTCATTTATCAAATGAAAAATTCGTGGCAGACGTTTTTCAAAGCGAGCTTGTATTTGCCTACGGTCGCCTCGGGCGTGACGCTGTCCGTCGTGTGGCTGGCCATCTTTGATCCGACGGATGCGGGGCTGCTCAACCGGCTGCTCGGGCTGTTTGGCATCGATCCGGTCATCTGGCTCGGAAAATCCGGCACCGCTCTCTTTTCGCTCATGCTGATGAACTGGTTCGGTTCGCATGGTGCGGGCATTATATTGTATTTGGCCGCCATGGGCGGCATCCCGAAATCGCTGTACGAAGCGGCGGATATCGATCACGCCAGCGGCTGGTCGAAATTTTATCGCATTACGTGGCCGCTGCTGAAACCGACGACGCTTTATTTGCTCGTAACGGGTGTGATTACGTCCTTCCAGGTGTTTATTTCCGTCTATTTGATGACTCAAGGCGGACCTAACTTTGCGACGACAACAATCGCCTATCTCATTTACGATACGGCATTTAAATTTTATGATTTCGGCCTTGCTTCGGCCCAATCGTTCGTGCTGGCGGCAATCATCATCATCATCTCGATCGTCCAGTTCAAGTTTTTTTCCAGCGATGTCGAGTATTAA
- a CDS encoding carbohydrate ABC transporter permease, producing MKSRSKIVMIVIASVVLAVWAIITVIPLYWMLVGSVQDSSLSATFKPKMIPLQISKAPYDRFFEKTDAWRWLFNSLLVSSILTVTNVFFASLAGYAFAKLKFPGNKSVFWVLLGTMMIPTQVTQIPLYILVINVFNLGDTYTAIILPALVSVGNIFLMKQYMSSLPSSLIHAARIDACGEFGIFWKVILPMAKPGLAVLAIFSFVATWNEFFWPLLVTNSSEMRTIQVGLASFVFAEATDFGGLMAGATIGALPMMILFFSLQRYFLQGITVGAVKG from the coding sequence ATGAAATCTAGATCGAAAATCGTCATGATCGTCATTGCCTCCGTCGTGTTGGCGGTATGGGCGATTATTACGGTGATCCCTTTATATTGGATGCTTGTCGGCTCCGTACAGGATTCGTCCTTGTCGGCGACCTTTAAGCCGAAAATGATTCCGCTGCAAATATCGAAAGCTCCTTACGACCGTTTTTTCGAAAAAACGGATGCGTGGCGCTGGCTGTTTAACTCCCTTCTCGTGTCGTCGATTTTGACGGTGACGAATGTGTTTTTCGCATCGCTGGCTGGATATGCATTCGCCAAGCTGAAGTTTCCGGGCAACAAAAGCGTGTTCTGGGTGCTGCTCGGCACGATGATGATTCCGACGCAAGTGACGCAAATTCCGCTGTATATTCTCGTCATCAACGTGTTCAATCTCGGCGATACGTATACGGCGATCATTTTGCCCGCGCTTGTCAGCGTCGGGAACATTTTTCTGATGAAGCAGTACATGTCGTCCTTGCCTTCCTCGCTCATTCATGCGGCGCGCATTGACGCCTGCGGGGAATTCGGGATTTTCTGGAAGGTCATTCTTCCGATGGCGAAGCCGGGGCTCGCCGTACTGGCGATCTTCTCCTTCGTCGCGACCTGGAATGAATTTTTCTGGCCGCTCCTCGTGACGAACTCGTCGGAAATGCGCACGATCCAAGTCGGTCTCGCTTCGTTCGTGTTCGCGGAGGCGACCGATTTCGGCGGACTGATGGCGGGTGCGACGATCGGCGCGCTGCCGATGATGATTTTGTTCTTCTCGCTGCAGCGGTATTTCCTGCAGGGCATTACCGTTGGAGCAGTTAAAGGTTAA
- a CDS encoding ABC transporter substrate-binding protein: MRKSLIALLTALVLVIVTACGSNAGNGGESGSGSTSESTNTGSAEAAKDTITVWTYPVYETYEADLKVLVDDFMKEHPNLTVKTEMLSWAEGPQKFDVALNAGNPPDLYFHAVDGAYASSGLELPIDSYLTPEIKNDYYPGTLELAQVQGVQYGLPLYQFQWGWGGNKRLLEEAGIDWQKIQKEGWTWSEFKAAAAKLTKKLPDGSTQYALTTDGTSLDFIELLTRNNGMPDALDENGKLQWNDNRILDTMTFIQDLMKSGYMPKETAALAPKKRTEMFYAGQTALISKAIPYYDVMIQNRNKDIDAGKVQGEKIDFVLLPVPHNDNAPAKAMMGAEGYLMFKQKKDQGEEHAKNAFLVMEALSGAKAGMASNQLVLPFVRDSQAKEFAGKELGQPANIEASKVMATTMQMPITLKLDNDTSAKMKQFKEQVVKPNMQALFAGEKTPDAILQDFVSKGKLIVGK, from the coding sequence TTGAGAAAAAGCTTGATCGCATTACTTACGGCACTCGTGCTTGTGATCGTGACCGCTTGCGGCAGCAATGCCGGCAACGGCGGGGAGAGCGGTTCTGGATCGACCTCCGAATCAACAAACACCGGCAGCGCAGAAGCGGCTAAAGATACGATTACGGTTTGGACTTATCCGGTATATGAAACGTATGAAGCGGATTTGAAAGTGCTCGTTGATGATTTTATGAAGGAACACCCGAATCTTACCGTTAAAACGGAAATGCTCTCCTGGGCGGAAGGCCCGCAAAAATTCGACGTCGCATTGAACGCCGGCAATCCGCCCGATCTGTACTTCCACGCGGTTGACGGCGCGTATGCAAGCTCGGGACTTGAGCTTCCGATCGATTCATACTTGACGCCTGAAATCAAAAACGACTATTATCCAGGTACACTGGAACTCGCGCAAGTTCAGGGCGTTCAATACGGCCTGCCGCTGTACCAGTTCCAATGGGGCTGGGGCGGCAACAAGCGGCTGCTTGAAGAAGCAGGCATCGATTGGCAAAAAATCCAAAAAGAAGGCTGGACGTGGTCCGAGTTCAAAGCGGCGGCTGCCAAGCTGACCAAGAAGCTTCCCGACGGCTCCACGCAGTATGCGCTCACGACGGACGGCACGTCGCTCGATTTTATCGAATTGCTGACGCGCAACAACGGCATGCCGGATGCGCTGGATGAGAACGGCAAGCTCCAATGGAATGACAACCGCATTCTCGATACGATGACGTTCATTCAAGATTTGATGAAGAGCGGCTACATGCCGAAGGAAACGGCTGCTTTGGCGCCGAAGAAACGTACGGAGATGTTTTATGCCGGCCAAACGGCGCTGATTTCCAAAGCGATCCCTTATTATGACGTCATGATTCAAAACCGCAACAAAGATATCGACGCGGGAAAAGTGCAAGGCGAGAAAATCGATTTCGTGCTGCTTCCGGTGCCGCATAACGACAACGCGCCGGCGAAAGCGATGATGGGCGCCGAAGGTTACCTGATGTTCAAGCAAAAGAAAGATCAAGGCGAAGAGCATGCGAAAAACGCGTTCCTTGTGATGGAGGCGCTGAGCGGAGCGAAAGCGGGCATGGCCTCCAACCAGCTGGTTCTGCCGTTTGTGCGCGATTCGCAGGCGAAGGAGTTTGCCGGCAAGGAGCTTGGCCAGCCGGCTAACATCGAAGCTTCGAAAGTGATGGCAACAACGATGCAGATGCCGATTACACTGAAGCTGGATAACGACACTTCAGCGAAAATGAAACAGTTTAAAGAGCAAGTGGTGAAACCAAATATGCAGGCACTGTTTGCGGGCGAAAAAACGCCTGACGCGATTCTTCAAGATTTCGTAAGCAAAGGAAAACTTATTGTAGGCAAGTAA
- a CDS encoding anhydro-N-acetylmuramic acid kinase, producing MMYLFRERKAVTVAGIMSGTSLDGIDVAIVRIEGSGLASRVQLLHYDSVPLASDLRERLKELCTIEQSSVALVCGMNVYMAERFAEAALAAVERSGLTMDDIDLVSSHGQTVWHIPEADAADPYLVRSTLQIGDISVLAKRTGKPVVGDFRPADMAVGGQGAPLVPYGDLILFRDPLKGRLLQNIGGIGNCTALIPNAQPGDVFAFDTGPGNMVIDQTVYLLSEGRFAYDDGGKWAAAGTPDEALVAELMAHPYFTLAPPKSTGREVFGKSYTAEFVGRARQRGLADADIVATATAFTAESIAEGYRRFVFPRCRIDEVIVSGGGARNKALLRMIAQRLPEQRTMTSGSLGIDDDAKEAVIFALLGNDFMHGICNNLPSATGAAVPTVMGKLALP from the coding sequence ATGATGTACTTATTCCGGGAACGCAAGGCGGTAACCGTGGCCGGCATCATGTCCGGCACCTCGCTCGACGGCATTGACGTGGCCATCGTCCGCATCGAAGGCAGCGGGCTTGCATCGCGCGTGCAGCTGCTGCATTATGACAGCGTGCCGCTTGCTTCCGATCTGCGGGAGCGACTGAAAGAACTGTGCACGATCGAACAGTCGAGCGTTGCGCTTGTGTGCGGCATGAACGTCTACATGGCGGAGCGTTTTGCGGAAGCGGCGCTGGCTGCGGTGGAGCGGTCGGGCCTCACGATGGACGACATCGACCTCGTCAGCTCGCACGGGCAAACGGTGTGGCACATTCCCGAAGCGGACGCGGCGGATCCCTATCTTGTCCGTTCCACGCTGCAAATCGGCGACATATCCGTGCTGGCGAAACGGACGGGCAAGCCGGTCGTCGGCGATTTCCGCCCGGCCGACATGGCCGTCGGCGGTCAAGGGGCGCCGCTTGTGCCGTACGGCGACCTGATTTTGTTCCGCGATCCGCTTAAAGGAAGGCTGCTGCAAAACATCGGGGGCATCGGCAACTGCACGGCGCTTATCCCGAATGCGCAGCCGGGCGACGTGTTCGCTTTCGATACGGGGCCGGGCAATATGGTCATCGACCAGACCGTATATTTGCTGTCGGAAGGCCGTTTCGCGTACGACGACGGCGGCAAATGGGCGGCGGCGGGTACGCCGGACGAGGCGCTCGTCGCCGAGCTGATGGCGCATCCGTACTTTACGCTGGCTCCGCCGAAGTCGACCGGACGCGAAGTGTTCGGCAAATCGTATACGGCCGAATTCGTCGGCAGGGCGCGGCAGCGCGGACTTGCGGACGCCGACATCGTGGCGACGGCGACCGCTTTCACGGCGGAGTCGATCGCCGAAGGATACCGGCGGTTCGTATTCCCTCGCTGCCGGATCGACGAAGTGATCGTCTCCGGCGGCGGCGCCCGCAACAAGGCGCTGCTGCGCATGATCGCTCAGCGGCTGCCGGAGCAGCGGACGATGACCTCGGGTTCGCTCGGCATTGACGATGACGCGAAGGAAGCGGTCATTTTCGCGCTGCTCGGCAACGATTTTATGCACGGCATCTGCAACAATCTGCCGTCCGCAACGGGAGCGGCAGTGCCGACGGTGATGGGCAAGCTTGCTTTGCCGTAA
- a CDS encoding ABC transporter ATP-binding protein, translating into MARVEFRNVRKQFTDEKKGTFTAVAGSDFVINDKEFVVFVGPSGCGKTTSLRMIAGLERHSSGDILIGDRIVNDLHPKDRDIAMVFQDYALYPHMTIRENLSFGLKNLKKPKAYIEQKVNEAAAILGLEEMLERKPRELSGGQRQRVAVGRAIVRDPQVFLFDEPLSNLDAKLRVQMRVELGELHKRLGATIVYVTHDQVEAMTLGQRIVVMNKGVIQQIASPTELYANPQNMFVAGFIGSPAMNFMDATVAGNKVHVAGAEFTLSDKMAKWLSGYEGKSVVLGIRPEHLFGDDYAPGISGEHQMQADIQVVEHLGSENLLYFHVGSRMVTAKVHPETKAYSGLRKTMYLQFDKVHFFDPQTEQRIEVV; encoded by the coding sequence ATGGCACGCGTTGAATTCCGCAATGTGCGCAAGCAATTTACCGACGAGAAAAAAGGTACGTTCACCGCAGTCGCGGGCTCCGATTTTGTCATTAACGATAAAGAATTCGTCGTTTTCGTCGGCCCGTCGGGCTGCGGCAAAACGACTTCGCTGCGGATGATCGCCGGGCTTGAGCGGCATTCGAGCGGCGATATCCTGATCGGCGACCGGATCGTAAACGACCTGCACCCGAAAGACCGCGACATTGCGATGGTATTTCAGGATTATGCGCTCTACCCGCATATGACGATCCGCGAAAACTTGTCGTTCGGGCTGAAAAACTTGAAGAAACCGAAAGCTTATATTGAGCAAAAAGTGAACGAAGCCGCGGCGATTCTCGGCCTGGAAGAGATGCTCGAGCGCAAGCCGCGCGAGCTATCCGGCGGCCAGCGGCAGCGGGTGGCGGTAGGGCGCGCCATCGTGCGCGACCCGCAGGTGTTCCTGTTCGACGAACCGCTGTCGAACCTGGATGCGAAGCTGCGCGTGCAGATGCGCGTCGAGCTCGGCGAGCTTCATAAGCGGCTTGGCGCAACGATTGTATACGTTACGCATGACCAGGTGGAAGCGATGACGCTTGGCCAGCGTATTGTGGTCATGAACAAAGGGGTCATCCAGCAAATCGCCAGCCCGACCGAGCTGTACGCCAATCCGCAAAATATGTTCGTTGCCGGCTTTATCGGATCCCCGGCGATGAATTTCATGGACGCGACCGTTGCGGGCAACAAGGTGCACGTCGCAGGCGCCGAATTTACGCTCAGCGACAAGATGGCCAAATGGCTGAGCGGATATGAAGGCAAATCCGTCGTGCTCGGCATCCGTCCCGAGCATCTGTTCGGGGACGATTACGCGCCGGGCATTTCCGGCGAGCATCAAATGCAGGCGGACATCCAGGTCGTCGAGCATCTCGGATCGGAAAATCTGCTTTATTTCCACGTCGGCAGCCGCATGGTGACTGCGAAGGTGCATCCGGAGACGAAAGCCTACTCCGGCCTGCGCAAAACGATGTATTTGCAGTTCGACAAAGTACATTTCTTCGACCCGCAAACGGAGCAGCGAATTGAAGTTGTGTGA
- a CDS encoding carbohydrate ABC transporter permease, with the protein MGLDNFKTIFQDEIFRKSLFNTALYIVLGVPGQLVSGLVIALLLHNVNRLRGLFRTVYFIPYVTSIVAVSWVFKWILMRNGVLNGWLLDLGFQPQLFLQSPRQALPVIVLSMIWQSIGFQMLVFLTGLQQIPKLYYEAAEIDGAGAWRRFFHITLPLLNPVIVFSAVIATLSYAQSFGQVLNMTGGGPLNSTVSIVLYIYNLAFLQFKMGPASAASVVLFAFILTLTLVQLKVLNRKIDY; encoded by the coding sequence GTGGGCCTTGATAACTTCAAGACTATTTTCCAGGACGAAATCTTCCGGAAATCGCTGTTCAATACCGCGCTCTATATTGTGCTCGGCGTCCCCGGGCAGCTCGTAAGCGGACTTGTGATCGCGCTGCTGCTTCATAACGTAAACCGGCTTCGCGGCCTGTTCCGCACCGTTTATTTTATCCCCTACGTGACAAGCATTGTTGCGGTCAGCTGGGTATTTAAATGGATTCTGATGCGGAACGGCGTGCTGAACGGATGGCTGCTTGATTTGGGCTTTCAGCCGCAGCTGTTTCTGCAGTCTCCAAGGCAGGCGCTGCCCGTCATCGTGCTGTCGATGATTTGGCAAAGCATCGGCTTCCAGATGCTCGTCTTTCTGACCGGCCTGCAGCAGATTCCAAAGCTGTATTATGAGGCCGCCGAAATCGACGGCGCCGGAGCGTGGAGAAGATTTTTCCATATCACGCTGCCGCTGCTTAATCCGGTCATTGTCTTTTCCGCCGTTATCGCTACGCTTTCCTACGCCCAATCGTTTGGGCAGGTGCTCAACATGACCGGGGGCGGCCCGCTGAACTCGACGGTTTCAATTGTGCTCTATATTTACAATCTGGCATTCCTGCAGTTCAAAATGGGTCCGGCCTCAGCCGCATCCGTTGTGCTGTTCGCTTTTATTTTGACGCTGACTCTGGTGCAGCTTAAAGTGCTGAACCGAAAAATCGATTACTAG
- a CDS encoding carbohydrate ABC transporter permease — MSTRTTSEAAPRPRTSSSRALSVGIAYVLLTAGIAVTVFPLLWMIATSLKHPQDIYTLNIIPTSVTFDNYTAIFQDSPFDKWLLNSLVIAVVTTITVSLFDTAAGYVLAKFSFVGKSFIFVLILSTLMVPTEMLIIPWYLIANDLGLSDTYLGVLFPGIITAFGIFLMRQFMESVPSDLMDAARIDGMNEWRILVRIAIPLVTPAIVTLAILTFISSWNQFIWPLIVLQTPEQFTIPVGIGYFASENKDTSNWLLIMTATTVAIVPLILIFLVFQKQIIRGIAMTGMK, encoded by the coding sequence GTGAGCACACGGACAACATCTGAAGCGGCACCAAGACCGAGGACTTCCTCTTCCCGTGCTTTATCCGTCGGTATTGCCTATGTTCTGCTGACAGCCGGCATTGCCGTTACCGTTTTTCCGCTGCTCTGGATGATTGCAACGTCGCTTAAACACCCGCAGGACATTTATACGCTCAATATCATTCCAACAAGCGTGACGTTTGACAACTACACGGCCATTTTTCAGGACTCGCCGTTTGACAAATGGCTGCTGAATTCGCTGGTTATCGCAGTGGTGACTACGATTACAGTCAGCCTGTTCGATACGGCTGCCGGCTATGTGCTGGCCAAGTTCTCCTTTGTCGGAAAAAGCTTTATTTTCGTCCTTATCCTCAGCACCCTGATGGTCCCGACCGAAATGCTGATCATTCCGTGGTATCTGATTGCTAATGATTTGGGGTTGTCCGATACGTATCTGGGCGTTCTCTTTCCCGGAATCATTACCGCCTTCGGCATTTTCCTGATGCGGCAGTTCATGGAATCCGTTCCGTCGGACCTTATGGATGCGGCACGGATCGACGGCATGAACGAATGGCGCATTCTGGTGCGGATCGCGATCCCGCTCGTGACGCCCGCCATCGTGACGCTGGCGATTCTGACTTTTATTTCGAGCTGGAACCAGTTCATCTGGCCGCTCATCGTCCTGCAGACACCCGAACAGTTCACCATTCCGGTCGGCATCGGTTATTTTGCGAGCGAGAACAAGGACACATCGAACTGGCTTCTTATTATGACCGCTACCACGGTCGCGATTGTGCCGCTAATTCTGATCTTCCTTGTTTTCCAAAAGCAGATTATCCGGGGCATCGCCATGACCGGAATGAAATGA
- the nagZ gene encoding beta-N-acetylhexosaminidase: MTDGLKTDGMQLEERIGRMSLRQKIGQMLLCGFHGTEMSGELERFIKEHQIGGVIYFARNVESAAQVAKLSAELQRAAAEADSIPLWVSIDQEGGMVARITEGVALTPGNMAIAAAGSRDAAELLAFISGQELKALGVNLNYAPVLDVNNNPLNPVIGVRSYGESPELAAEYGARAIRGLQNAGVAATAKHFPGHGDTSVDSHLDLPTVLHDRERMERIELVPFKRAIAEGVDAIMSAHIRFPALEPEGLPATLSRTVLKGLLREELGFEGVITTDCMEMNAIASHYGTVEAAVMAVEAGADVVLISHRADLQAGALDAIERAVRDGRLSEARIEQSVKRLLALKAKRGVLAGGGLLPQEPLEAVLARPAHLEAARKVSEDSVTLVRDEAGTLPLKRERTLAITVAAAVMTQVDETFGGGQSLGAALAAGGLDVIDRVVSLKSVEAETAALVAAAEAADVKQIVFGTYNAHFHPAQVELARKLQQLGKPLAAVGLRNPYDLLALPDDAAFVAVYESRPLALQSAAKALLGLIPFRGRLPVSLGERYPAGWGVQRP, translated from the coding sequence ATGACGGACGGCTTGAAAACAGACGGCATGCAATTGGAAGAGCGGATCGGGCGGATGAGCCTGCGGCAAAAAATCGGGCAAATGCTGCTGTGCGGCTTCCACGGCACGGAAATGAGCGGCGAGCTGGAACGGTTTATTAAGGAGCATCAGATCGGCGGCGTCATTTATTTCGCACGCAACGTGGAATCGGCGGCGCAGGTGGCGAAGCTGAGCGCTGAGCTGCAGCGGGCAGCCGCCGAAGCGGACAGCATTCCGCTCTGGGTTTCAATCGACCAGGAAGGCGGCATGGTCGCGCGGATTACGGAGGGCGTGGCGCTGACGCCCGGCAATATGGCGATCGCAGCCGCGGGATCGCGTGACGCGGCGGAATTGCTGGCGTTTATTAGCGGACAGGAGCTGAAAGCGCTCGGCGTCAATTTGAATTATGCCCCGGTGCTCGATGTGAACAACAACCCGCTCAACCCCGTGATCGGAGTGCGCTCGTACGGAGAATCGCCGGAGCTGGCGGCCGAATACGGCGCGCGTGCGATCCGCGGGCTGCAGAATGCAGGCGTTGCGGCGACCGCGAAGCATTTTCCGGGACATGGGGATACTTCGGTCGATTCGCATCTCGATTTGCCGACGGTTCTCCATGACAGGGAGCGGATGGAACGGATCGAGCTCGTGCCGTTCAAACGGGCGATAGCCGAAGGCGTGGATGCGATCATGTCGGCGCATATCCGCTTCCCGGCACTCGAGCCGGAAGGGCTGCCGGCGACGCTGTCCCGCACCGTGCTGAAAGGCCTGCTGCGTGAGGAGCTGGGCTTCGAAGGCGTCATTACGACCGACTGCATGGAGATGAACGCGATCGCGTCGCATTACGGGACGGTGGAAGCCGCCGTCATGGCGGTGGAAGCGGGCGCGGACGTCGTGCTGATCAGCCATCGCGCGGATTTGCAGGCCGGCGCGCTCGATGCGATCGAGCGGGCGGTGCGGGATGGGCGGCTGAGCGAGGCGCGCATTGAGCAGTCCGTGAAGCGGCTGCTCGCTTTGAAGGCGAAGCGCGGCGTGCTGGCAGGCGGCGGATTGCTGCCGCAGGAGCCGCTGGAAGCCGTGCTCGCCAGACCGGCGCATCTCGAAGCGGCGCGCAAGGTGAGCGAGGACAGCGTCACGCTGGTGCGGGACGAGGCGGGCACGCTGCCGCTGAAACGCGAGCGAACGCTGGCCATTACGGTTGCCGCCGCCGTCATGACCCAGGTGGACGAAACGTTCGGGGGCGGGCAAAGTCTCGGCGCCGCGCTTGCGGCCGGCGGTCTGGACGTCATCGACCGTGTCGTTTCCCTTAAATCTGTTGAAGCCGAAACGGCCGCATTGGTGGCGGCGGCTGAAGCCGCCGATGTGAAGCAAATCGTCTTCGGCACCTATAACGCCCATTTCCACCCGGCGCAAGTCGAGCTGGCGCGCAAGCTGCAGCAGCTGGGCAAGCCGCTGGCGGCGGTTGGGCTGCGCAATCCGTACGATCTGCTTGCGCTGCCGGACGATGCCGCATTCGTGGCGGTTTACGAAAGCCGCCCGCTGGCGCTGCAAAGCGCGGCGAAAGCGCTGCTTGGACTTATTCCGTTCCGGGGACGGCTGCCGGTATCGCTCGGCGAGCGTTATCCCGCCGGCTGGGGCGTGCAGCGCCCATGA
- the murQ gene encoding N-acetylmuramic acid 6-phosphate etherase — protein MNMLSLLTTEQPNANTYNIDQMNAEQIMYLINEEDRHIAEHVRAVIPKVAAAAELVVEAFRKGGRLFYIGAGTSGRLGILDASECPPTFGTDPSMVQGLIAGGFRAMKEPIEGAEDSPEMGAKEVEEHGIGANDVLVGIAASGRTPYVLGAMKRAGELGAVVIGLCNNTDTPMKQYAQLVIDPVVGPEVVLGSTRMKAGTSQKLILNMLTTTSMILMGKVYQNLMVDLNPSNEKLVYRAKRIIHMATGADDVQVEQAFAAADGHVKTAIVMLLTGTGADEAKALLSRSGGFVRSAVELTGSGT, from the coding sequence ATGAATATGTTAAGTCTTTTGACAACGGAGCAGCCGAATGCCAACACCTACAATATCGACCAGATGAACGCCGAACAAATTATGTACCTTATTAATGAAGAGGACCGGCATATCGCCGAGCATGTCCGCGCCGTCATTCCGAAAGTCGCCGCAGCGGCGGAGCTTGTCGTCGAAGCGTTTCGCAAAGGCGGGCGGCTGTTTTATATTGGAGCGGGTACGAGCGGACGGCTCGGCATACTGGACGCTTCTGAATGTCCCCCGACCTTTGGAACCGATCCGTCCATGGTGCAAGGGCTTATCGCCGGAGGCTTCAGAGCGATGAAAGAACCGATTGAGGGCGCCGAGGACAGCCCGGAAATGGGCGCGAAGGAAGTTGAAGAGCACGGCATCGGCGCGAACGATGTGCTGGTCGGCATTGCCGCCAGCGGAAGAACCCCTTATGTGCTGGGCGCGATGAAGCGCGCCGGCGAGCTTGGGGCGGTTGTCATCGGCCTTTGCAACAATACGGATACGCCGATGAAGCAGTACGCGCAGCTCGTGATCGATCCCGTCGTCGGACCGGAAGTGGTGCTCGGATCGACTCGGATGAAAGCGGGAACGTCGCAAAAGCTCATTTTGAATATGCTGACGACGACTTCCATGATTTTGATGGGCAAGGTGTATCAAAACCTGATGGTCGACTTGAATCCGTCCAACGAAAAGCTCGTCTACCGCGCCAAACGCATCATTCATATGGCGACCGGCGCCGACGACGTACAGGTGGAGCAAGCTTTCGCCGCCGCCGATGGTCACGTCAAGACGGCGATCGTCATGCTGCTGACCGGCACCGGCGCCGACGAAGCGAAGGCGCTTCTGAGCCGCTCGGGCGGCTTCGTCCGCAGCGCCGTCGAGCTTACCGGCTCGGGGACTTAA
- a CDS encoding DUF1343 domain-containing protein, with protein MSAAVRAGIDRLAACGHPYLKGRRIGLVTNPTGITADFRTSVDVCSQLADAELTALFACEHGLYGQRQAGEKFGDETDERLGIPVFSLYGEHKKPTAEMLQTVDTVIFDIQDLGVRFFTYLSTLMYVMEMCALHGKSLLVLDRPNPLGGTAVEGGLLRKGYESMVGAWTMPIRTGMTIGELARMANDLRGLKCELDVIPLEGWTRAMEFTDTGLPWMMPSPNMPALDTVRVYAGTCFFEGTNLSEGRGTTRPFEWIGAPWIDGRQLAERMNGLGLAGVHFHPVYATPTFSKHQGVLCGGARLFVSDTAAYESVRTGLALLYEVQRLYPDRFEWLAPPKEGSRYFIDLLTGGIRCGN; from the coding sequence ATGAGCGCGGCGGTGCGCGCCGGGATCGATCGGCTTGCGGCATGTGGCCATCCTTATCTTAAAGGGCGGCGGATCGGGCTCGTCACCAATCCGACCGGAATTACGGCGGATTTTCGCACGTCGGTCGATGTATGCTCGCAGCTTGCGGATGCGGAGCTGACGGCGCTGTTCGCCTGCGAGCACGGCCTGTACGGGCAGCGCCAGGCGGGCGAGAAGTTCGGCGACGAGACGGATGAGCGCCTCGGCATTCCGGTGTTCAGCCTGTATGGCGAGCACAAGAAGCCGACGGCGGAGATGCTGCAGACGGTCGACACCGTCATTTTTGACATTCAGGATTTAGGCGTCCGTTTCTTTACGTATTTGTCGACGTTAATGTACGTGATGGAAATGTGCGCGCTGCACGGCAAAAGCCTGCTTGTGCTCGACCGGCCTAATCCGCTCGGCGGCACCGCCGTCGAAGGCGGCCTGCTGCGCAAAGGCTATGAATCGATGGTCGGCGCATGGACGATGCCGATCCGAACCGGCATGACGATCGGCGAGCTGGCGCGGATGGCAAACGATCTGCGCGGATTGAAGTGCGAGCTGGATGTCATTCCGCTGGAAGGCTGGACGCGTGCGATGGAATTTACCGATACCGGACTTCCATGGATGATGCCGTCGCCCAACATGCCCGCGCTCGATACGGTCCGGGTGTATGCGGGCACGTGTTTTTTCGAAGGAACGAATCTCTCGGAAGGACGCGGCACGACGCGGCCGTTCGAATGGATCGGTGCGCCGTGGATCGACGGCCGGCAGCTGGCGGAGCGGATGAACGGGCTGGGCCTGGCGGGCGTACATTTTCATCCGGTGTATGCGACGCCTACCTTCTCCAAGCATCAGGGAGTTTTGTGTGGCGGAGCGAGGCTGTTTGTGAGCGATACGGCGGCCTATGAATCGGTGCGTACAGGACTTGCGCTGCTGTATGAAGTTCAGCGACTTTATCCGGACCGGTTCGAGTGGCTGGCACCTCCGAAGGAAGGATCGAGATATTTCATCGATCTGCTCACCGGGGGGATACGGTGCGGAAATTGA